In Pseudomonas sp. MM213, a genomic segment contains:
- a CDS encoding AraC family transcriptional regulator, whose product MTTHNWIDLAQDADTGIETLRAHFEGHAYDQHWHDSYLVGVTEQGVQQFNCRRARHQSTPGKVFLLEPGDIHDGEAPTVDGFTYRMLYLDPQWLKRELSAVFDNAPDNSQLSFANTLATDVRLAHATSLAFQALHNGELKIVRQTALDGLLERLTTHLHWRARYGEDPRLPLVAQKAREYLHAHAHEDIGLDQLAAATGVDRFRLTRAFKAAYGIAPHAYLVQLRLATARRMLARGEQPATVAMALGFADQSHLGRWFVRAYGLTPALYRKRCSNLPDS is encoded by the coding sequence ATGACCACTCACAACTGGATCGACCTGGCCCAGGACGCCGACACCGGCATCGAGACGCTGCGCGCGCATTTCGAGGGCCACGCCTACGATCAGCACTGGCATGACAGCTATCTGGTGGGCGTCACCGAGCAAGGGGTGCAGCAATTCAACTGCCGGCGGGCCAGGCACCAGAGCACGCCGGGCAAAGTGTTTTTGCTCGAACCGGGTGACATCCACGACGGCGAAGCACCGACGGTCGATGGTTTCACCTACCGCATGCTGTACCTCGACCCGCAGTGGTTGAAGCGCGAGCTCAGTGCCGTGTTCGACAACGCGCCGGACAACAGTCAATTGAGCTTCGCCAATACCCTGGCCACCGACGTGCGCCTGGCCCACGCCACCAGCCTGGCGTTTCAGGCCCTGCACAACGGCGAGCTGAAAATTGTCCGCCAGACTGCCCTCGACGGACTGCTCGAGCGCCTCACCACTCACCTGCACTGGCGTGCCCGTTATGGCGAAGACCCGCGATTGCCGTTGGTGGCGCAGAAGGCTCGGGAGTATCTGCACGCCCATGCCCACGAGGACATCGGCCTCGACCAACTGGCCGCCGCAACGGGCGTCGATCGCTTTCGCCTGACCCGCGCCTTCAAGGCTGCCTACGGCATCGCCCCGCACGCCTATCTGGTGCAATTGCGCCTGGCCACGGCCCGCAGAATGCTGGCCCGAGGCGAACAACCGGCCACGGTGGCCATGGCGTTGGGGTTCGCCGATCAGAGTCATCTGGGCCGTTGGTTCGTGCGGGCCTACGGCCTGACGCCCGCGTTGTATCGCAAGCGCTGCTCAAATCTTCCAGACAGTTAA
- a CDS encoding tetratricopeptide repeat protein, with protein MNTRLTVFTVQLLLAFALSATLALANGDDDAPARPNCPKGQVFDSRSQKCVRQTSGEVSDADRTDYAYRLAKDGRYEEALALLDTLKEPDTAKALNYRGYATRKLGRTDEGIGYYLQSVKLDPQYAQVREYLGEAYVIKGRLDLAQEQLQQIKSICGSTCEEYQDLAEAINDSSKT; from the coding sequence ATGAATACCCGTCTTACTGTTTTTACCGTTCAGCTACTACTCGCCTTTGCGTTGTCCGCTACCCTTGCATTGGCCAATGGTGACGATGACGCACCGGCCAGGCCCAACTGCCCGAAAGGCCAGGTCTTCGACTCCAGGTCGCAAAAATGCGTGAGGCAGACCAGCGGCGAGGTATCCGATGCCGACCGCACCGATTACGCCTATCGGCTGGCAAAGGACGGTCGCTACGAGGAAGCCCTGGCACTGCTCGACACGCTGAAAGAACCCGACACCGCCAAGGCGCTCAACTATCGCGGCTACGCTACGCGTAAACTGGGGCGCACCGACGAGGGCATCGGTTACTACCTGCAATCGGTCAAACTCGACCCGCAATACGCGCAAGTCCGCGAGTACCTCGGCGAGGCTTATGTGATCAAGGGTCGGCTGGATCTCGCCCAGGAGCAGTTGCAGCAGATAAAATCGATCTGCGGCAGCACCTGCGAGGAGTACCAGGACCTGGCTGAAGCCATTAACGATTCATCGAAAACCTGA
- a CDS encoding efflux RND transporter permease subunit yields the protein MPQFFIDRPVFAWVVALFILLAGALSIPQLPVAQYPDVAPPQIEIYAVYPGASAQTVDESVVSLIEEELNGADHLLYFESQSSLGSATIKATFQPGTNPEMAQVDVQNRLKVIESRLPQAVNQQGLQVEKVSAGFLLLITLTSTDGKLDDVALSDYLARNVMNEIKRLDGVGKAQLYGAERAMRIWIDPQKLIGFNLTPADVNAAIVAQNAQVSAGSIGDLPTRTTQEITATVLVKGQLSTPEEFADIVLKANPDGSTVRIGDVARVEIGSQEYQFGTRLNGKPSTAVGVQLSPGANALSTATLVRAKMDELARYFPANVEYKIPYDTSPFVKVSITKVVYTLIEAMVLVFAVMFLFLQNFRYTLIPTLVVPVALMGTFATMLALGFSINVLTMFGMVLAIGILVDDAIVVVENVERIMATEGLSPKEATRKAMKQITGAIIGITLVLVAVFIPMAFMQGSVGVIYRQFSLSMATSILFSAFLALTLTPALCATLLKPIAKGEHHAKGGFFGWFNRRFEQLTERYQGWVAYALKRSGRYLLIYGVLLIGLGLCFSRLPSSFLPVEDQGYTITDIQLPPGASKNRTVQVVEQIEAHNATEPGVGDSTVILGFSFSGSGQNAALAFTTLKDWSDRGSDDSASSIADRANIALSQIKDAMAFSVLPPPVDGLGTSSGFEFRLQDRGGLGHATLMQARTALLAAAEKSPVLMNVRESALAEAPQVQLIVDRKQANALGVSFTDIGSVLSTAVGSAYINDFPNQGRMQRVVVQAEGDQRSQVADLLKIHVRNSSGKMVPLSAFVQAKWTQGPAQLTRYNGYPAISISGEPTPGHSTGEAMAEIERLVAQGPAGLGQEWTGLSLQERLSGSQAPILLGLSLLIVFLCLAALYESWSIPTSVLLVVPLGVLGAVLAVTLRGMPNDVFFKVGLITIIGLSAKNAILIIEFAKSLYDEGHDLIDATLQAARLRLRPIVMTSLAFILGVVPLAIATGASSASQQAIGTGVIGGMITATLAVVFVPVFFVVVMKLVRKRHKKT from the coding sequence ATGCCGCAGTTCTTTATCGACCGCCCGGTGTTCGCCTGGGTGGTTGCCCTGTTCATCCTGCTGGCCGGTGCCCTGTCCATTCCGCAGTTGCCGGTGGCGCAGTACCCCGATGTCGCGCCGCCGCAGATCGAAATCTATGCCGTGTACCCGGGCGCCTCGGCGCAAACCGTGGACGAAAGCGTGGTCAGCCTGATCGAGGAAGAGCTCAACGGTGCCGATCACCTGTTGTATTTCGAATCGCAAAGCAGCCTCGGCAGCGCCACGATCAAGGCGACTTTTCAACCGGGCACCAACCCGGAGATGGCTCAGGTGGATGTGCAAAACCGCCTGAAAGTCATCGAGTCGCGCCTGCCGCAAGCGGTCAACCAGCAAGGTTTGCAGGTGGAGAAAGTCTCCGCCGGTTTCCTGCTGCTGATCACCCTGACGTCTACTGACGGCAAACTCGACGACGTGGCGCTCAGCGATTACCTGGCGCGTAACGTGATGAACGAGATCAAGCGCCTGGACGGTGTCGGCAAGGCCCAGCTGTACGGCGCCGAGCGGGCGATGCGGATCTGGATCGACCCGCAAAAACTGATCGGTTTCAACCTGACACCGGCCGACGTCAACGCCGCCATCGTTGCGCAGAACGCCCAGGTTTCGGCCGGCAGCATCGGCGACCTGCCGACCCGCACCACCCAGGAAATCACCGCAACCGTTCTGGTCAAAGGCCAGCTGTCGACCCCGGAAGAATTCGCTGACATCGTGCTCAAGGCCAATCCGGACGGTTCCACCGTGCGCATCGGTGATGTGGCGCGGGTCGAGATCGGCAGCCAGGAATACCAGTTCGGCACGCGCCTTAACGGCAAGCCGTCCACCGCCGTCGGCGTGCAATTGTCGCCCGGCGCCAACGCCCTCAGCACTGCGACGCTGGTGCGGGCGAAGATGGATGAACTGGCGCGCTACTTCCCGGCCAATGTGGAATACAAGATCCCGTACGACACCTCGCCTTTCGTCAAAGTCTCGATCACCAAAGTGGTTTACACCCTGATCGAAGCGATGGTGCTGGTGTTCGCGGTGATGTTCCTGTTCCTGCAAAACTTCCGCTACACGCTGATTCCGACCCTCGTGGTGCCAGTGGCGCTGATGGGCACCTTTGCGACCATGCTCGCGCTGGGGTTCTCGATCAACGTACTGACCATGTTCGGCATGGTACTGGCCATCGGCATTCTGGTGGACGACGCCATCGTGGTGGTGGAAAACGTCGAACGGATCATGGCCACCGAGGGCCTGTCGCCCAAAGAGGCGACGCGCAAAGCGATGAAGCAGATCACCGGGGCGATCATCGGCATCACTCTGGTGCTGGTCGCCGTGTTTATTCCAATGGCGTTCATGCAGGGCTCGGTCGGGGTGATCTACCGGCAATTCTCGCTGTCGATGGCCACCTCGATTCTGTTTTCGGCCTTCCTCGCCCTGACCTTGACCCCGGCGCTCTGCGCAACGCTGCTCAAGCCGATTGCCAAGGGTGAGCATCACGCCAAGGGCGGCTTCTTCGGCTGGTTCAACCGACGCTTCGAGCAACTGACCGAGCGCTATCAGGGCTGGGTCGCTTATGCGCTGAAACGCAGCGGTCGTTACCTGCTGATCTACGGCGTGCTGCTGATCGGTCTGGGGCTGTGCTTCAGTCGTCTGCCCTCTTCGTTCCTGCCGGTGGAGGATCAGGGTTACACCATCACCGACATTCAACTGCCACCCGGCGCGAGCAAAAATCGCACGGTGCAGGTGGTCGAGCAGATCGAAGCGCACAACGCCACCGAACCGGGTGTCGGCGACAGCACGGTGATTCTGGGTTTCAGCTTCTCCGGCAGCGGGCAAAACGCGGCGCTGGCGTTTACCACGTTGAAAGACTGGTCGGATCGCGGCAGCGATGACTCGGCGAGTTCGATTGCCGACCGCGCCAACATCGCGCTGAGCCAGATCAAGGACGCCATGGCGTTCTCGGTCCTGCCGCCGCCGGTGGACGGCCTCGGCACCTCCAGCGGTTTCGAGTTCCGCTTGCAGGACCGTGGCGGCCTCGGCCATGCCACGCTGATGCAGGCGCGTACCGCGTTGCTGGCAGCCGCCGAGAAAAGTCCGGTCCTGATGAACGTGCGCGAAAGCGCGCTGGCCGAAGCGCCGCAAGTGCAACTGATCGTCGACCGTAAACAGGCGAATGCGCTGGGGGTTTCGTTTACCGACATCGGCAGCGTGCTGTCCACCGCAGTCGGTTCGGCTTACATCAACGATTTCCCCAATCAGGGGCGGATGCAGCGGGTGGTGGTTCAGGCTGAAGGCGATCAACGCAGTCAGGTCGCCGACCTGCTGAAGATCCACGTGCGCAACAGCAGCGGGAAAATGGTGCCGCTGTCCGCCTTCGTCCAGGCCAAATGGACTCAGGGCCCGGCGCAGTTGACCCGTTACAACGGCTATCCGGCAATCAGTATTTCCGGTGAACCGACGCCAGGTCACAGCACCGGTGAAGCCATGGCGGAAATCGAGCGACTGGTCGCGCAAGGGCCAGCGGGCCTGGGCCAGGAATGGACCGGGTTATCGCTGCAGGAACGGCTGTCCGGCAGCCAGGCGCCGATCCTGCTCGGGTTGTCGCTGTTGATCGTGTTCCTGTGCCTGGCGGCGTTGTATGAGAGCTGGTCGATTCCGACTTCGGTGCTGCTGGTGGTGCCGCTCGGCGTGCTCGGCGCCGTGCTGGCCGTGACCTTGCGCGGGATGCCCAACGACGTGTTCTTCAAGGTCGGGCTGATCACCATCATCGGCCTGTCGGCGAAGAACGCGATCCTGATCATCGAGTTTGCCAAGAGCTTGTACGACGAAGGCCACGACCTGATCGACGCCACCCTGCAAGCCGCGCGCCTGCGCCTGCGGCCAATCGTCATGACGTCCCTGGCGTTCATCCTCGGCGTCGTGCCGCTGGCGATCGCCACTGGCGCGAGCTCGGCAAGCCAGCAAGCCATCGGCACCGGGGTGATTGGCGGGATGATCACCGCGACACTGGCGGTGGTGTTTGTGCCGGTGTTTTTTGTGGTGGTGATGAAACTGGTGCGCAAGCGCCACAAGAAAACCTGA
- a CDS encoding alpha/beta fold hydrolase yields the protein MPLARSRWLPSLLLTAALPAIAADGPEYGPELQGFEYPYTLKHFAFESQGQSLQMGYMDVAAHGKANGRSIVLMHGKNFCGATWDTSIKALSDAGYRVIAPDQIGFCTSSKPDNYQYTFQQLAANTQQLLKALGIQKASLLGHSTGGMLATRYALQYPEQVEQLAMVNPIGLEDWKALGVPYRTVDQWYERELKVTAQGIHDYQRNTYYDGRWKPEFDRWVNMYAGMAKGPGKTRVAWNSALIYDMIFTQPVYYEFKDLKVPTLLLIGTADSTAINKDIASPEVKAKIGHYDVLGKQVAKLIPHSTLVEFPGMGHAPQMEEPAKFHQALLAWLNNSNPVH from the coding sequence ATGCCCCTCGCACGCTCCCGCTGGCTTCCGAGCCTGCTGCTGACCGCCGCACTGCCGGCCATCGCGGCCGACGGCCCGGAATATGGCCCCGAACTGCAAGGCTTCGAATACCCCTATACGCTCAAGCATTTCGCCTTTGAATCCCAGGGCCAGTCACTGCAAATGGGCTACATGGACGTCGCCGCGCACGGCAAGGCCAACGGGCGCAGCATCGTGCTGATGCATGGCAAGAATTTCTGCGGCGCAACCTGGGACACGTCGATCAAGGCCTTGAGCGACGCCGGTTACCGGGTCATCGCGCCGGACCAGATCGGTTTCTGCACCTCCAGCAAACCGGACAATTATCAGTACACCTTCCAGCAACTGGCGGCCAACACCCAACAACTGCTCAAAGCCCTCGGTATCCAGAAAGCCAGCCTGCTCGGGCATTCCACGGGCGGCATGCTCGCCACCCGCTATGCGCTGCAATATCCCGAGCAGGTCGAACAACTGGCGATGGTCAACCCAATCGGTCTTGAAGACTGGAAAGCCCTCGGCGTGCCGTATCGCACGGTGGATCAATGGTACGAGCGTGAGCTCAAGGTGACGGCGCAGGGCATTCACGACTATCAGCGCAACACTTATTACGACGGCCGCTGGAAACCCGAATTCGACCGCTGGGTAAACATGTACGCGGGCATGGCCAAAGGCCCGGGCAAAACCCGGGTGGCGTGGAACTCGGCACTGATTTACGACATGATCTTCACCCAGCCGGTGTACTACGAATTCAAGGACCTGAAGGTGCCGACGCTGTTGCTGATCGGCACTGCCGACTCCACGGCCATCAACAAGGACATCGCCTCACCCGAGGTCAAAGCGAAAATCGGTCACTACGACGTACTCGGCAAACAGGTGGCGAAACTGATTCCTCACTCGACGCTGGTCGAATTCCCCGGCATGGGCCACGCGCCGCAAATGGAAGAACCGGCAAAATTCCACCAGGCCCTGCTCGCCTGGCTGAACAATTCCAACCCCGTTCATTGA
- a CDS encoding DUF1345 domain-containing protein, with protein sequence MPFLARTHPRLSAAATLGVAVGILAPADSIISKILFGWNAGVWSYLVLMLWLAARAKAPDVKRIAEVEDENAGLVLFVVCIAAIASLATITFELAGSKDLETTRKLLHYGYTALTVIGSWLLIGVIFSVHYARLFYTWAGKDPALRFAEGLTTPNYWDFLYFSFTISAAVQTSDVGVATRELRKIVLAQSLIGFLFNTAILGFSINIAAGLFN encoded by the coding sequence ATGCCCTTCCTCGCCCGCACCCACCCTCGCCTGTCCGCCGCTGCGACCCTCGGTGTTGCGGTGGGCATTCTGGCTCCGGCCGATTCGATCATCAGCAAAATCCTCTTCGGCTGGAACGCCGGGGTCTGGTCGTATCTGGTGCTGATGCTCTGGCTCGCCGCCCGCGCCAAAGCGCCGGATGTGAAACGCATTGCCGAAGTCGAAGACGAGAACGCCGGGCTGGTGCTGTTCGTGGTGTGCATCGCCGCCATCGCCAGCCTGGCGACCATCACCTTCGAACTGGCCGGCAGCAAGGACCTGGAAACCACCCGCAAGCTGTTGCATTACGGGTATACCGCACTGACCGTCATCGGTTCATGGCTGTTGATCGGGGTGATTTTCAGCGTGCATTACGCCCGCCTGTTCTACACCTGGGCCGGCAAAGACCCGGCTTTGCGCTTCGCTGAAGGGCTGACCACCCCCAATTATTGGGACTTCCTGTATTTCTCGTTCACCATCAGCGCAGCCGTGCAGACCTCTGATGTCGGCGTGGCCACTCGGGAATTGCGCAAGATTGTGCTCGCGCAGTCGCTGATCGGTTTTCTGTTCAACACCGCGATTCTCGGGTTCTCGATCAACATCGCTGCGGGCCTGTTCAACTGA
- a CDS encoding ATP-binding protein — MFRILFRLYLVTIISYSAAIYLVPDVVIKVFQERFVTYNLDYSRGLQSLIVKQFHAVPETQWSALAAEMDKEFNPLHIVLSRNDDDGLTLAEQKRLQRGENVVRIGDWGWRTLAVAPLNSQTVVQMVVPPDPLDVNLLYWSINVLIGATMLACLLLWLRPHWRDLERLKGTAERFGKGHLSERTQIPTHSNIGSLANVFDTMAGDIENLLNQQRDLLNAVSHELRTPLTRLDFGLALALSDDLPAASRERLQGLVAHIRELDELVLELLSYSRLQNPARLPEQVEVSLDEFIDSILGSVDEELESPEIVIDVLLHGQLERFTLDPRLTARAIQNLLRNAMRYCEKRIQIGVQVCAKGCEIWVDDDGIGIPDDERERIFEPFYRLDRSRDRATGGFGLGLAISRRALEAQGGTLTVEPSPLGGARFRLWLPVPA; from the coding sequence ATGTTCAGAATCCTCTTTCGCCTGTACCTGGTGACGATCATTTCGTACAGCGCGGCGATCTATCTGGTGCCGGACGTGGTGATCAAGGTCTTCCAGGAGCGCTTTGTCACCTACAACCTCGATTACTCGCGCGGGTTGCAGTCGCTGATCGTCAAGCAGTTTCACGCCGTGCCCGAAACGCAGTGGTCAGCGTTGGCGGCCGAGATGGACAAGGAATTCAACCCGCTGCACATCGTCCTCAGCCGCAATGACGATGACGGCCTGACCCTGGCGGAACAGAAACGTTTGCAGCGTGGCGAGAATGTCGTGCGCATCGGCGACTGGGGCTGGCGCACGCTGGCGGTGGCACCGTTGAACTCGCAAACCGTCGTGCAAATGGTCGTGCCGCCGGACCCGCTGGACGTGAATTTGCTGTACTGGAGCATCAACGTGTTGATCGGCGCGACCATGCTCGCGTGCCTGTTGCTGTGGCTGCGCCCGCACTGGCGCGACCTGGAGCGGCTCAAAGGCACGGCTGAACGCTTCGGCAAGGGGCATTTGAGCGAGCGCACCCAGATCCCCACCCATTCCAACATTGGTAGCCTGGCCAACGTTTTCGACACCATGGCCGGCGATATCGAAAACCTGCTGAACCAGCAGCGGGATTTGCTCAACGCGGTTTCTCACGAGCTGCGCACACCGCTGACCCGCCTGGATTTTGGCCTCGCGCTGGCACTGTCCGACGATTTGCCGGCGGCCAGTCGGGAGCGCCTGCAAGGGCTGGTCGCGCACATTCGTGAACTGGATGAGTTGGTGCTGGAGCTGCTGTCTTACAGCCGCTTGCAAAACCCGGCCCGGCTACCGGAGCAGGTTGAAGTGTCGCTGGATGAGTTCATCGACAGCATTCTGGGCAGTGTCGATGAGGAGCTGGAGTCCCCTGAAATCGTGATCGACGTGCTGCTTCACGGCCAGCTCGAACGCTTCACACTCGATCCACGGCTGACTGCCCGGGCGATTCAGAACCTGCTGCGCAACGCGATGCGCTACTGCGAGAAGCGTATTCAGATCGGGGTTCAGGTCTGTGCCAAGGGGTGTGAAATCTGGGTCGATGACGATGGGATCGGCATTCCCGATGACGAGCGCGAGCGGATTTTCGAGCCGTTTTATCGACTGGATCGCAGTCGCGATCGGGCGACGGGCGGCTTTGGCCTGGGATTGGCGATCAGTCGGCGGGCGCTGGAGGCACAGGGCGGCACGCTCACCGTCGAACCGTCTCCGCTGGGCGGCGCACGGTTCCGTTTGTGGTTACCGGTCCCGGCCTGA
- a CDS encoding response regulator transcription factor: MPNILLVEDDTALSELISSYLERNGYSVSVISRGDHVRERARVNPPDLVILDLMLPGLDGLQVCRLLRADSATLPILMLTARDDSHDQVLGLEMGADDYVTKPCEPRVLLARVRTLLRRSSLSEPQTANDRILMGNLCIDLSERTVTWREQLVELSSGEYNLLVVLARHAGEVLSRDQILQRLRGIEFNGTDRSVDVAISKLRRKFDDHAGEARKIKTVWGKGYLFSRSEWEC, translated from the coding sequence ATGCCCAACATCCTCCTGGTCGAAGACGACACCGCGCTCTCCGAGTTGATTTCCAGCTACCTGGAACGCAACGGCTACTCCGTCAGCGTGATCAGCCGCGGTGACCACGTGCGCGAGCGTGCGCGGGTCAATCCGCCGGACCTGGTGATCCTCGACCTGATGTTGCCGGGGCTCGACGGCCTGCAAGTCTGTCGCTTGTTGCGCGCGGATTCGGCCACGCTGCCGATCCTGATGCTCACCGCCCGCGACGACAGCCACGATCAGGTGCTGGGCCTGGAAATGGGCGCCGATGACTACGTCACCAAACCCTGCGAACCCCGCGTGTTGCTGGCCCGCGTTCGTACGCTGTTGCGCCGCAGCAGCCTCAGCGAACCGCAGACTGCCAACGACCGCATCCTCATGGGCAATTTGTGCATCGACCTGTCCGAACGCACCGTGACCTGGCGTGAACAACTGGTCGAGCTGTCCAGCGGCGAATACAACTTGCTGGTGGTGCTGGCCCGGCATGCCGGCGAAGTGTTGAGCCGCGACCAGATTCTGCAACGCCTGCGCGGCATCGAATTCAACGGCACCGACCGCTCGGTGGACGTGGCGATTTCCAAGCTGCGACGCAAATTCGACGACCATGCCGGCGAGGCGCGCAAGATCAAGACTGTTTGGGGCAAGGGTTACCTGTTCAGCCGTTCCGAGTGGGAATGCTGA
- a CDS encoding anti-sigma factor family protein — MNDHTMPTDEQLVAYLDDQLDSDQRSRIDAVIAQDSMLNLRLQWLARSSLPFKAAYDELAQQAPVDRLQAMLDTLPSPARPAINRRRFLAAAAGLVLSGVLADRLFLGWQASQHKSSWRGLVADYMSMYVPQTLEHLPSDEATQRAQLHTIDARLGLRLLPAQLSLPRVELKRAQILEYDGMPIAQITYLDPAHGPMALCVTRSNSRSRHFAHERRHGMNVVYWADMEHAWMLIGHNPASELEEMAKVLRSRLSA, encoded by the coding sequence ATGAACGATCACACGATGCCTACGGACGAGCAACTGGTGGCCTACCTCGACGACCAACTCGATAGCGATCAGCGCAGCCGCATCGACGCAGTCATCGCCCAAGACTCGATGCTCAACCTGCGCCTTCAATGGCTGGCCCGCAGCAGCCTGCCGTTCAAGGCCGCCTACGACGAACTGGCGCAACAGGCGCCCGTGGACCGCCTGCAAGCGATGCTCGACACCTTGCCCTCGCCTGCCCGGCCCGCGATAAATCGGCGCCGGTTCCTCGCGGCGGCAGCCGGCCTGGTGTTGAGCGGCGTGCTCGCGGACCGGTTGTTCCTTGGCTGGCAGGCGAGCCAGCACAAATCCAGCTGGCGAGGGCTGGTGGCGGACTACATGTCGATGTACGTGCCGCAAACCCTGGAACACTTGCCCAGCGACGAAGCCACTCAACGCGCGCAATTGCACACCATCGACGCACGCCTGGGGCTGCGCCTTTTGCCGGCTCAATTGAGCCTGCCACGCGTTGAGCTCAAACGCGCACAAATCCTCGAATACGACGGCATGCCCATCGCCCAGATTACGTATCTGGACCCCGCGCACGGCCCCATGGCGTTGTGCGTCACCCGCTCAAACAGCCGCAGTCGCCACTTCGCCCACGAGCGTCGGCACGGAATGAACGTGGTGTATTGGGCGGACATGGAACATGCGTGGATGCTGATCGGACACAACCCGGCGTCGGAGCTGGAGGAGATGGCGAAGGTGTTGCGCAGTCGGCTAAGCGCGTGA
- a CDS encoding RNA polymerase sigma factor, giving the protein MGQHLARLWRYGLLLSRQRHVAEDLVQATCVRALECAGQFVPGSRLDRWLLSILHSIWLNEVRSRRVRQGQGLVDADNALSFDGEHAAQTHVLATQVIRRVDALPEAQRETVFLAYVEGLSYREVAEVLDVPIGTVMSRLAAARAKLAEYPPLHAVSNPSTGERR; this is encoded by the coding sequence CTGGGCCAGCACCTGGCGCGGTTATGGCGCTACGGCCTGCTGCTGTCCCGGCAGCGGCATGTCGCCGAAGACCTGGTGCAGGCCACCTGCGTGCGGGCGCTGGAGTGTGCCGGGCAATTTGTCCCCGGCAGCCGCCTGGACCGCTGGCTGCTGAGCATTCTGCATTCGATCTGGCTCAACGAAGTGCGCTCGCGCCGGGTGCGTCAGGGCCAGGGGCTGGTGGATGCCGACAACGCCTTGTCGTTCGACGGTGAACACGCCGCGCAAACTCACGTGCTCGCCACGCAGGTGATTCGGCGCGTCGATGCGCTGCCCGAAGCGCAACGCGAAACGGTATTTCTGGCCTACGTGGAGGGCCTGTCCTATCGCGAAGTCGCCGAAGTCCTGGACGTGCCCATCGGCACGGTCATGAGCCGCCTGGCCGCGGCGCGGGCGAAACTGGCCGAGTACCCGCCCTTGCACGCGGTGTCGAACCCTTCCACAGGAGAACGTCGATGA
- a CDS encoding D-2-hydroxyacid dehydrogenase family protein: MAVQIAVLDDWQDVARQVVDWSALDAIGQVSFIHDYPADNETLAARLAGFEVICVMRERTRFDEDLLRRLPTLKLLVTGGMRNAALDLKAAAALGIQVSGTDSYKHAAPELTWALIMAATRNLVVEANALRAGKWQQGLGGDLHGKTLAILGLGSIGQRVAQFGQVFGMRVIAWSENLTAERAAEVGVTYVSKQALFEQADVLSVHLVLSDRSRGLVDAQALDWMKPTALLVNTARGPIVDEAALIKALQKRRLAGAALDVFEQEPLPAHHPFRTLENVLATPHVGYVSQQNYHQFFSQMIEDIQAWSAGEPIRLLS, encoded by the coding sequence ATGGCTGTGCAGATTGCGGTACTCGATGACTGGCAGGATGTGGCGCGGCAGGTGGTTGACTGGTCGGCGCTGGACGCCATCGGCCAGGTGAGTTTCATCCATGACTATCCGGCGGATAACGAAACGCTGGCAGCACGGCTGGCCGGGTTTGAAGTGATCTGCGTAATGCGCGAGCGCACCCGCTTCGATGAAGACCTGCTGCGTCGGCTACCGACCCTCAAACTGCTGGTCACCGGCGGCATGCGCAACGCCGCCCTCGACCTGAAAGCCGCTGCCGCGCTTGGCATTCAGGTCAGCGGCACCGACAGTTACAAACACGCCGCGCCGGAACTGACCTGGGCGCTGATCATGGCCGCCACCCGCAACCTGGTCGTGGAAGCCAACGCCCTGCGTGCAGGTAAATGGCAACAAGGCCTGGGGGGTGACCTGCACGGCAAGACCCTGGCGATTCTCGGTTTGGGCAGCATTGGCCAGCGAGTCGCCCAGTTCGGCCAGGTGTTCGGCATGCGGGTAATCGCCTGGAGCGAAAACCTCACAGCCGAACGCGCCGCCGAAGTGGGCGTGACCTACGTCAGCAAGCAGGCGTTGTTCGAACAGGCCGACGTGTTGTCGGTGCATCTGGTGCTCAGCGACCGCAGTCGCGGCTTGGTCGACGCGCAAGCGCTGGACTGGATGAAACCCACCGCACTGCTGGTCAACACAGCTCGCGGGCCGATTGTCGATGAGGCAGCGCTGATCAAGGCACTGCAAAAACGACGGCTGGCCGGTGCGGCGCTGGACGTGTTCGAGCAGGAACCCTTGCCCGCTCATCACCCGTTCAGGACGCTGGAGAATGTGCTGGCGACGCCGCATGTCGGGTACGTCAGCCAGCAGAATTACCATCAGTTCTTTTCGCAGATGATCGAGGACATTCAGGCCTGGTCAGCTGGAGAGCCGATCCGGTTGCTCAGCTGA